Part of the Limihaloglobus sulfuriphilus genome is shown below.
GAGAGATGATTGGCGATGCCGCGGAGAAACTGCGTGCCGCCGGAGCTCTCGATGTCCTTACAATACCGGTGTTTATGAAAGATTCACGCCCGGGAACCCGTCTTTCTGTGCTGGCAAAACCCCAAACAGCACAAAAGCTCGAGGCGATTATCTTTCAGTCAGGGATAACTCTGGGTATCCGCCGGCAGAGTATAACCCGCTCAACCCTGCCGCGGGAAATCAAAACCGTTGAGACGCCCTATGGCAGTATAGATGTCAAAACAGCAGTTCATGGCGGTTTGCAAGTCTTTGCTAAACCAGAGTTTAAACAATGCGTTTCTGCCGCGGGCAAACACGGCGTTCCGGTCAAAATAGTCATCTCCGCCGCGATGGAGAATCTGCATAAAAAATGATTTACATCGAAAATCGGGAGTAAATTTAAATTTATGATTGAAAATCGGGAGGCAGGCTCCTATAATTCAACCATGATCAGTAGAAGATTAGAAAATGCTATAAGAAAAAGCCTCGAATTTTCCCCTGCTGTGGGAATAGTCGGCCCCCGTCAGTCAGGCAAGACAACGCTTGCGCGAATGATAGCCCGCAACTATGGTAAGCCGGTTATTCATCTTGACCTGGAAAATCCTCAGGACGTGATTAAACTCGACCACCCTCAAATATATCTCCAGCAATATATTGATCATATTGTTATACTTGACGAAGCACAGAGAAAACCCGAACTTTTCCCATTGCTTCGTTATATGATAGACCAGGACAGACGCCCGGGCAGATTTCTGATACTCGGCTCGGCATCGCCCGCCCTTAAAAGACAGGCTTCGGAATCTCTGGCAGGCCGGATTATTTATCATGAGCTGTCTCCGTTTTCGCTTGATGAAATGCAGCAGAACGGCTGGGATACAATAAAAAGGCTTTGGATGCGGGGCGGTTATCCTCAAAGCTATCTGGCCAAGACAGACGAGCAGGCCTCGGTTTGGATGAGAAATTTTATTCAGACTCATCTTGAAAAGGACATGCCGGCTCTTGGGGTAAGGGTGCCGGCTACAACTCTTTACCGTTTCTGGACAATGCTCGCTCACTGCCACGGTCAGCTCTGGAACAGCAGCAGGCTGGCAGAGAGCATGGGTGTGGATCCAAAATCGGCGAGGCGGTATCTTGATATACTCGAAGAAACATTTATGATACGTCAGCTTCAGCCGTTTTTCAGTAATCTCAAGAAACGCCTCGTGAAATCACCAAAGGTATATATCCGTGACAGCGGCCTGCTGCACAGCCTGCTGAATATCAGCAGCTATGATGATCTCTGCACCAACCCTGTTCTCGGAGAGTCCTGGGAGGGTTTCTGCATTGAACAGGTATTGGCGATTAAACCGCCTGAATATAACGCGTATTTCTACCGGACTCGATCCGCTGTTGCCGCAGAGATAGACCTTGTACTTGCAAAGGGTGTAAATGTCGAAATCGCTTTGGAGATCAAGTATTCATTGACTCCGAAACTCACTAAAAGTTCCATCAACGCCATAAACACTTTAAAACCCAAAAAGACCTGGGTCATATACCCCGGCGATGACAGCTATCCGATAAAGGAAAACATCTGGACACTGCCAATAGCTCAAATTGAAAAGATTTTCTCAAACAGTTGATAATCATAAAATGCACCCGGAATTAAAAAAAATATTGGCTCCTCACACAAATTTGTGCATATTTTCAGGTTCAGGCAGCTTTCCAAGGCAGTGATATAAGGCTAACTGCAGCGTCGGGATTGTCCTGAATCCATAACATCTTTTGACTATTGTTTTAACTTTATTGTTCATACCTTCGGTGACTCCATTGGTGACTCGGCATTTGAAATAATTTATGATACCTTGCTGATGTTTTCTGAGCATCCAGGCAAAATCACGTAATGGTTCGAGCCTGCTGTGGGTGGCCCACCAGAACCACTTTGCAAGATATTTTTTGGCAGCTGCAGGGTAGCGGTAATCCCAAAAATCACGAAAGGATTCTTTCAATAAATAAGCCCTGTTGACTTTAAGATTCAGCTTCTCCAGATACCCCAGACGTGCACGCTGTTTGTCTGTAAGGTTTTCAGGATTCTTCAGCCAGATATATCGCGTTTTTTTAAGCAGTTCGGGGTTGTCTTTTTTGAGCGTGATAGCTTCCTGTTTGCGTACCTCATCGACAGCCTGATTCAAATGTTGTACGATATGAAATTTATCGAAAACCAGAACAACATCCTCGTCAACATGCTCTTTTACAACATCAATGTACGATTGCCACATATCACAGCAAACCGCCTTTAAACTGCCTTTTAGTGATTTTCCATGTTCTTTGAAAAACGCCTCCAGCGTCTCTTTTTTCCGGCCCTGGACGCTCCATAAAATGCGTTTTTCTTCCAGGTCGTACACCACCGTCATATACGTATGACCCTTGCGGCGGGATACTTCGTCAATGCCAATATAAATGACCTTTCCTGTATCCCTGTGTTTCATGCCGTAGTCAACTGCCTGCTTTACCGCAGACTGAACCGTATTCCAGCTGACATTAAACATCTGAGAAACCGTCTGCCAGGGCAGCAATTTCGCCATACTGCTCAAGGTCCAGACCAATCCGTTTGTCATACGTGATTTACCTGAGGTAAAGGGTATGTCCTCAACCCTCGGCCCACCGCATTTGGGACAGCTGACACGAACCGGACGGTAATGCAGCATCACTGGTATGCCCCATAACGGAACATGCTTAATCTGCCGTTGCGGAAGCCGGTCACGTTGCGGAGCGAGCGTCTGACAGGTGCCGCAAGGCAGCCGACGACGTTTGTGAACGTCTAAATAAAAGTTGAGCTGATTGTCACTATAATCGACTTTTACCACTTTATGTCTCTTGACTTTTAATGTCTTTTTTAGTATTCTTTTAAGCAGCATATGTTTTCCCTTGCTATAACATTGTTCTAAATCATCATTATAACAAGTGTTAACATATGCTATATCAAATTTTTCTGCACAAATTTGTGTGAGGAGCCAAAATATTTAATAGCTCTGTTGAGCGTATGAAGGCAGACGGCCGCGTGCTGGCAGGTTTTGTCTCGGGTTCGGCGAATACTTCACATGAGGACGAGTACTCGGATGTTGACGCGGTGTTCGTTGTGCGTGATGATTCTTTCGAGGATATTACAGCCGCACTGGCCGACTTCTTCGCGGCGATGTGTGACGGCGTTGAGCTGGTGTGGGCGGAGCGGTTTAACAACGATATGCATCATAACTATGCCGTTCTCCTGCGCCGCGGCGATAATCTGCTCCAATACGATATCAGTATCGATAAACTGACTTTCCGCTCAGAGAGAAAGATTTTAGCCGAACAGATGCTGTTTGACAAGGCCGGTTGTCTGGAAATAACACAGGAAATGCCTCCCCGGCAGCTATTGCGTGAAACGCTGCGATGGCATATCGAGGCCTACTGGGTATGGGTTTATATCCACGCCAAATATTTGCGGCGGGGTGATTTTATCAAGCTGGTATATGTCCAGCAGGAGCTGTTTAACAATCATGCTGCCGTGCTCGGCAATCTCTACAAAGAAACACTGGCGTATTCGTGGTGGCCCCAGATGCTCAATGCCCTGCCCGACGTTGAAAAACGGGATTGGATGATGAACTACCTCTGCCATCCGGATATAAATTCAATACGAGAAAAACTGCCAAATCAGATAGCGGTATTCTCTGGCGATGCAAGAAAGCTCTGTGAATTGTTTGACATCGAATATCCCTGCGGCGTTGAGTCCGCAGTGCTGGAACACCTGAACAAAGCAGAAAAATCTAATTTGTATCAGAAAGGTTAGATCAAATGTTCTTGAAAAATCAGTTTATAAAACGCTTCAATCTGGCTGCGATGGCGGTGATTATTGCCGCGGGCAGCGCCGCAGTGCAAGCAGGTAAAACAGGCACGCCAAAAGATGAGTCCGGCAAAACATCAGCCGATGTGAAATACAAATGCCTGTTCAACCACGAATCCGCAATCTTCTGCACCTTTACAAAGGACAAAAGCCCCCAGGAGAGCGGCCCCGAATATCTCGCATCGTTTATCGAAAAGCTCGAGGGCACAGATGTTGACGCGGTGATGTTCTGCCCAACCGCATGGCGGGCGAACATCTTCCCTTCAGAAATCGACCCCTGGTGGAAAGACTACCGTGAAGGACAGGTCACGGAGAAGTGGCGAGGGTATGACTATATCATGAAATACCTCCACGACGGCGGCGACCCCGTGGCAGAAACACTCGCCGCGTGCAGGAAAAACGAAATAGATTTTCTCATCTCATACCGCATGAACGATGCGCATTATATCGTAGATAAGGACTGGCCTACACATACCGATTTCTGGCGCGACAACCCGCAGTACTGGCTGGGCGATTCCAATATATCCGCGACATTCAAAACCGAAGAAGACAACGTCCGCCTGCACAACTACATGCTCAAACCGGTGCGCGACTGGTACTTCTCGATTCTTGAGGAGCTTTGCACCAATTATGACATTGACGGCATTGAGCTGGATTTCCAGCGTGCGCCGCGATTCTTCTATAACAGAGAAACCGAAGCCGGCAAAAAAGTTATGACCGGTTTTGTAAAACGTATCAGAGATATGATTGACCGCATTGGCACCCAACGCGGCAAATCGCTCAAACTGTGCGTCCGCGTGCCGGAGACATTGGCCAAATGCGACAAGGCCGGCCTGGACGTTATCGAATGGGACAGGCTCAAACTTGTGGAGATGATAAACATCTCTCCATACTATCTCCAGAGCCTTGAAGTAGATATAGAGGATTACAAAACGAACACCGCCCATGCAAAGATATATGCGGAGATGCCCCGCCATACCCAGGCAATCGTTGCACCAAAATACAGTGACGGGCTGCGGTACGCTAATATTCAGACATACCGCGGCACGGCTCTTAATTTTCTTGCTCGCGGAGCCGACGGGGTGAGCCTTTTCAATTATGATTACATTCCGCACGGTTCGCCCTCACTGGCAGAAAAACGCTCGCAGGAATCAAAACTGCTAAAGGACATCACAAACATTGAATTTTTAAGAACCGCTGAAAAGTTATACATTATCTCTCCGCTGCGGGATTCAAGGCTGATGGTAGAACGAAACAAGACGGTAAAAAACGAAACAACTGTTGATGCAGTGATTCCCGATGATACATCAAAGAAAAAATTCACCCGCTGCGTCCTGCGTGTTGAGACAAAAGACAACTGTCAGGATATAGATATCTCAGCACGGCTCAACGCAGAGCTGCTGGAGGAATGTGAATTTGAAAAAACTGAATTCTTTGAACCGGTTGTCGAGACCGGCCACGGCTATCCGCCGGCGGAGAAGCTGAAGTTTTATGCCGTCCCGCTAAGCGATATAACAGCCGGTAAAAATACCTTTCGGATTTTAAATCTTGACAAGGAAACAGAATCCTGTGAGATAGTGTCTCTTGAGCTGGCTCTGTATCGATAAAGAACAATATTAAGTATGAGGTTTTTTTGAAATGAAAGAAAACAAAACACGCAGAGAATTCCTGGTGATGACCGCCGGCGCGATGCTGGCTTCCAGGGCGGCGTTTGGAATGGGCGGCAGGCGTCCAGAAAAGACCCGCCCGAATATCGTTGTGCTGTTTATTGATGATTTGGGCTACGGCGATGTGGGTATCTACGGGGCAAAAGACGTACCCACTCCCAACATCGACAAACTCGCCGCAGAGGGCACAAAGTTTACAAACGCATATACTATCTGCCCGGTTTGCAGCCCCAGCCGCACCGCGCTGATGCTCGGCATGTATCCGCAGAAGTTCGGCATGAACGGCAACAACCACCGCGGGCACCCAATACCCGAAGATCACCCTACACTGGCAGAAACATTGCGGGACGCCGGATACTTTACCGGCATGGTGGGCCGCTGGGATGTCGGCAGCATCGAACAGGGCCCGCTCGAACGCGGCTTCATGGAGGTTGCCCGCCGCTCAACCCTGAGCAGCGACGATCCCCGCCGCGCACTGCCCAACGGGCCGACATACATGCAGCAGGACGGCGCTTACTGGACCGAGCAGCAGGGCAAAGAGATGGCGGATTTTGTTACGCGGCATAAAGATGAGAAATTTTTCCTCTACTTCGCACCGCTGGCGATACATTACCCTGTAGAAGAAGTGCCGCAAAAATACATTGACCGTGTACCAGAAAGCGTAACAGATAAGCAGAGGCGGTACCTCTCCGCCGCGATGATTGCGGTTGATGATGCCGTCGGCGAAGTCATGCGGGCAATAAAGGAAAGCGGCATCGATGAAAATACGCTTGTGTTCTTCACCGGCGACAACGGCGGCAAGGAATCCGAAGGCTCAAAGAACACACCATACCGCGGTGGCAAGGTAACGCCGTGGGAAGGCGCTGTAAGAGAGCCGTTCATTGTCCGCTGGAAAGACACACTGCCGGCGGGCAGGGTGTATGACGGTATGACCTCCACGCTCGATATATACGCAACATCCGCCGCTGTTGCGGCAACCGCCTTGCCCGTCAGATGTGACGGTGTAAACCTGATGCCGTATTTGAATGGCACTAAAACCGGACAGCCCCACGATACGCTGTACTGGCGATGGCTCGACGGCAAAAACATAGAAGCCGGCCATAACGTCCACGCCGTGCGGCACGGCAAGTGGCGGCTGATGCGCCAGGAGACCGACACGAAATGGAGACTCTTCGACATAGAGGCCGACCCCGGTGAGACCACCAACCTGGCGGATAAATATCCCGATGTTGTAGAAAAACTTTCAAAGATGTATAAAGAATGGACGGGCCGGCTGCCCGAGCCGCTGCCGTACCTGAGAGGCCCCGGCGGGCGCTGCCCGGGCGGCAAGGGCTGGGCGACACCGAATAACCCGTAAAAACGAAAACGGGGCGGCCGCGAAACAGCCGCCCCAAAGTGGAAAAATATTTATACGGTTTTAATCCGCCTTTGGACTGATGGGGTTGTTTGTCTCTTCGGCTGAATGCGGCTGTTGGTTTTCGTCTGCGGCGGGTGCAGATTGAAAAGTGAAATTCTTTTCGCGTGCCTGACTGGTAACCGCCTCGATAATCGCGCTGCCCAGTGTGTTTGCGGCGGCGTTTTCCTTTTGCTGCTGCGCGATGTAATCCTTACGCATTTGGTTGAGCAGCTTTATCTTGTGCTGTAGCTCTTTGCGTTTTTCGGCATTTTCTTTGACGTATTGTTTCCGCTCTTCTATGTTCATGTTCTTCATCTCTTCGGGCAGTTTGTCTTTATCGATGTTTTCCAGCTGAACCTTCTCCGCCTCGACGGCATCGACCAGGTCCCATCTCGCGTTGTCATAATAAAGGCTGGATTTGCTGACCGCACGCTGCACCTTTGCCGCCGGCGCTGAACTGTTGAGCGAATCCTGAGCGGACTGCCGCTCCAGCATGGCAGAGCCGTCTGCGCCGTAGGCAAGGTATGTTGTGTTGAGCTCTGCTCCGAGGCGGGCGATCTCCTCGTCCTGCGGCGCGGGGATATGTGCAATCCGGCTGTTGTGGTCTATGTTGAGAAAACGCCCGTCGGCAAGCACGGCACCGTCTTTCCATTTGCCGCTGACTCCATCGCTCTCGCTGCCGCAGTGAATAGTGTTGACGATGATGCCTTTGGAGATGGAAAGCCTGCATGCATCCTTGTGACTTACCGGCCCCTGCGTGAACGGCTCGTTGCCGGCGACGAAAATCACCTTGAGGTCTTCGGGATTCTGCGACCACTGGAGCTGATTCGCCGCATCCTGTATGACCCAGCCGCAGTACTCCTGGCCGCCGTTTGTCGCCAGTGCGAACAGCTCCTGTGATACCAGATCCAGGTCGTTCGTGAGCGGCACTATCATGCGCAGATACCCCTCGTCCGCCGCGAGCGAGCTCTTGCCGTACTCGTACAGTGCCAGCTCAAACTCGGGGCTTACTCCATCCTTCTGCGCGGTGATAAATTCGTTGACGATCGTCCAGACCTCGGTGCGGGCCTGATTGATCAGACCGGACATACTGCCGGAGGTGTCGAGCAGAATCGCCATCTGGATTCTGGGCTTTTGTTTTGATATATCTTGAGATGTTTCCGTCGGCGCGGTTTCTCGTGCTGAAATATTACCAACGCACAATGCCGCAATGAGTGTAAGGTAAATTATGATTCGTTTCATTTTTGAGGTTCCTTTCAGTTTAATTTTTTTGACAGGATTACAGGATTTTTTCTACAATGAAGTGATTGAAGGTATTGAAGTTTTATTGTATATTTTTTTCATGGTCTTCATGGTAAATTCAAATCTCGAATATTGTTCTGTCTTATTTACTTTTTCAAAATTGAGCAAATTCGTGAATTTGCTCTACAATATTCCTAATTCCTAATTCTCAACCAACACTACCTCGTTATCAATGAGCACGACAATTTCGCCTTTGAGCGTGAGCAGTGACTGGCGGCTGCGGCGGGCGAGTTTTTCGGCAAGCTCGAAGTACGCATCAGAGCCGAACTGTATTATTCGTTCAGGCCGAATTGAATCGGTGTTGTTTACAAGCCGCGAATCTACCCATCGATTTGACTTTTGATAGAACGTCCGATCTCCGAGCTGGCGTATTGAATTGAAACGCACATGTTTCATCTTTGAATCGTAAAATTCATTGCTGTAGTTTAGAGTTGTCTGTGACTTTCGCCTGGCATAATTATAACTCTGGCTGACCGCGTCCATACCCGAGCGGCTGCTTATCGCTCTGCTGCGAAACATATCCGCCGCTTCTCTGCGTATCGCTTCCGGCTCGGCGAGGCTCATTCCCTCATTGGCGAGAAACGCGGTGTATTCTGTAAGTATGCCGAACTCCGTCGAGATGCGTATGACCTCATCGACAAGCTCTTTTATCCTGGGATCGTTTGTGTTTGCATCTGCTCCCGCTTGTCTGATACTCTCTGTCAAGACGGCGATCTTCCTGCCCGCCCACAGCCGCGGCACAAAGCTGTAGCCCGGGTCGGCCTTATCGAAGCTGAACGCGAAATCAAAGCTGCGATGAGTGCCCCGGTAGTTTCCCGAGAGTCGAAACGTCAGCGGGCGGCTGCCGACATACTTGCCAAGAAGCACAATCTGCTCATCCTCGTAAACATCTGCTATTCTGCCGGGCAGTATATCAAGTGTCCTGCCGATGGCGGGTGTGCCGTCTGCCTCGAGTATCTCCAGCCGCACATCTGTGAATACCGGCCCGGTAAGCCTTTCAAAGACCCGTCCGATCTTAACCTCGATATCCTCCGCTGGAAGTATAAACTCCGAGCGTCCGCCGGAGACTTCGGCAATGCGGTCAAGAAGCGGCGCGTTGAGGTCAACGCCGACACCGATTGTAAACACGCGGCGGTTGTGTGGGTTTTGTTTTTCGGCAAGGGCGGCTATCTCTTTCTCGCCTGTCCGGTTGACTGTTGGCAGACCGTCTGTGAGAAACAGAACAACCGGCAGCCTGCCGGCGTTTGGCGCCTGGGCAAGCGCGCCTTCGAGTGCTTCATAGATGTTTGTTCCGCCGGAAGCGGTTGTGCCGGCGAGATAGCTCTGGGCTGATTTGAATGTGTCATTGTTTTTCTCAACCGGCGAGACAGAAAACCACTCCACGCTGTTGCTGTAGATGGCGATATTGAATAATTCGCCGTCTTCAAGTCCCGCGATAATCTGCAGCGCGGACTCTTTTACCTGTTCGAGTTTCTCGCCGCGCATACTTCCCGAGCGGTCAATAACCAGCGTCAGTTCACGTTTTATCGCCGGCGTTTCTTTGGGCTTTTTCTGCGTGCCCAATCCGGCAAGCAGCATGAAATAGCCGCCGTTAACTGAAGACTGCGGATATGCAAACAGCGACGCAGCCGGCCCGCCGGAGTTGACAATGAAAGAGAGATGAAACCGCCCCGGGTTTTTTCTTGAACCGGAAGAAACGTTTACGGTTAAATTGCCGGCTGATATTCTATGGGTAACAATCTCATGGCTCGAGGAGTACACGGCTGATACGGGGTTTGAGTTTTTTATGTTGGCGGTTATCTGCCACGGTACATCGTACTCGAGCGATTCGCTTCGGCCGAGATAGTAATCAATCCGGTCATGCTCACGCCGGAGCAGATGTTCATAGGTAATAACCAGCTTCTGCCTGCCGCGGGGCTCAACGGGAAACACGCTTGAGCGGACCAGCTTATGCCCGGCAAGCTCAACGAGCGCCGGATCGATTATCCGGTTCACCAGATCGCGGTAAATCCGTCTCGCCTCGCCGCGTTCATGGATACGTGCGGATATCGCAGTGCCGGGGCCGTCATAGGCGAAGCCTTTTATCACCGCATCATCAGGCACCGGCAGAACCAGCTCTGCCTCCTGCCGGCGGTTTGTATTGTTTATGATGTGTATCTCGAGTGTAGTTGCCGCGGCGGTCTCGTTGATGTCGATAAGCGCGTTGACGTTTGTTATCTCAATAGCCCGGCCTCTGCCTGGGACAAAACCGAACCGCCCAATCTGGGGCACAATTGTATTGGAAACGGCCGACGTTGATTCGGCGGTTGAGTCTGCCGGCGATGTTGTAACATGCTCGAGTGCACAAACGCACGCGGCACAGATTAGAATTGCCGCCGGCGCAAATTTAAGATAGATATGTTTTACTCGCATTTTAATCTCCTTTGATTTTCGACTGTATGCTTCATATAATCAGTATAGCACACAAACCGAAATGGTTTTGTAAAAGGATTGTAAAAACATAAATAGGCAGTAGTGTAGAGAAAATTCACGAATTTTCTCAATTTGAGATTTGAAATATGAGATAGTTGTTTTAGACAGGATTTACCCGTCACTTGTTTCACTTTTTTAATATGTTAGAAAAATAAGTGACGGGTTAACCCTGTCCAATAATTAAAAAGTTAAGAGATAAGTAGGGCAAGCGTCCCCGCTTGCCGTTTCAATGTCAACCGAGGACGGTTGACCTACTTAGTAAGAGTACACGCTTCAGCGTGCAAAACACCCCGTCTTTCGGTCACCCCTCTAAAAGAGGGGAATTGAGAAAGAGAAGTATAATAAAACTTCAATCCCTTCAATAACTTCATGGTCGAAATACATTCCTGTCTAAAAAAAACCGTTGTTGTTGGCCTTTTCTTTTCCGTTTATTTCAGGCACACCCTGAACACTACGCCCGTAGGTTTTATGTTCTGGAAATCAACGAAGCCGCCGTGCGCCTGGGCGAATTTCCGTACCAGCGCCAGGCCCAGGCCGCTGCCGGTTGTCTCACGGGTTGACTCATCTTCGAGCCGGTAGAACTCTTCGAATATTTTTTTCCTTCGGCTGTGCGGAATTCCCGGGCCGCGGTCTTCTACCTCGATAAAGACCGAGCCGCCTTTTGGCAGGGTGCGGATGATTATCGTTTTATCATCAGCGTTGCGGGCATATTTAATCGCGTTGTCAATCAGGTTCACCAATATCTGCGTAACCGCGTCTGAATCGAATTTTGTTTCATCGATTTCGCCGGGCTCGAATCTAAGCTCAAAGCCGTTCTCAACCGCATACGGCCGGATCGTATTGACAGCGGCACCGACACAGTCGTTTATATTTCCCGCGGCAAACGCGTATTCCTTGCGGCCTTTCTGGATTCGTGAAAAGTCCAGCACATTGTCCACAAGCCGGCTGAGCCGCTCGCTCTCGGTACGCATGTTGCGGTAATAATCTTTGGTTTTTTGCGGCGAGCTTACCCAGCCGTTTTCGAGCATCTCCGAGTACATCCGTATCGAAGTCAGCGGCGTGCGGAGCTCGTGCGATACCGCGGAGATAAAGTCGTCTTTTTTCTTTGCCAGCTGAAGCTGCGCGTGCATGTTTTTCCACACACTGAACATGGCATACCCAACCGCCAGCATGACAACGGCAATAATCCCGGCGTACCAGCGTTTCATCTGGGACACCTGCCGACCCAGCCGCAGCGGGTCAGTCTCAAAGAGATTTATCACCATGCCGCCAAACTCAAAGTCCAGCACAGCGCTGAGTGTCGCTTCGCTGATGCGGGCGCTGTCAACCTCGAATCTCATTCCGCTGCGGATAAACCTCCGGGCGGAATTTCGCATCAGCTCAAGCAGCTCATTTTCATTGAGCCTGAAACCCTGCATGAAATGCTTATCCTCGATAGTAATGTGGCGGAGCATAAACACGCTGCCGTTAAAGATGGATCCGCTGTCGGTTTTGTCCTCAATAAAAACAGGAACAAAAGGCTCAATGCGGATCTGAACGGTTTCCTCCCTGGCGGCGGCGGCCGCCGGCTGGGCAATATCCTTCACTGCTTCGGTGTCTTCTCCGGTCTCATCCTTTTCGTAGTAAAGCCTGCTTCGGGCAGCGGCTGTTTCGGGGGCTTTGGCAAGTGCGGAGCTTTTAATCTCTTCGCTTGAGGTTTCAGACTTTTTCTCGCTGTCTGTCCGGCTCTCTGCCGCCGCACTGAACATGTCCGCAGACCGTGCGGATGCAGTTTTCATCTTGGCCGCGGCAGGTCGGTCTGTGTCGGAAATTGAGTCAACCTGCGCCCGGTTAGAGGTTACCACCGACCGCTTTTGCGCAATCACCTTGGCCTGCTGTTTTTCCGGACTAAACACCTCGAGTGATAACTGCTGTGTCCTGTCCTCGCTTAAACTTTGCTGCCGATCGCTTTTTTGCCCGTCGGTTTCACCGCCGGAGGAATATACATCAAAGCGATAGCTAAATCGTGCGTGCGGGTCTTCAAGCTCAACGTCCGGGCGGCTGAAAAAAACACCTTCATCAGAATTGAGCCGTCCCAGAAGATTGCTCTTAATTTTCTGAATATACGTGTAAATCTGGCTCTGTTTAGCCTGCGGTTTTTGCTGCTCGCCCGCCGGCAGGTACGGAGTAATAACCGTGCCGTCCGATTCGATCTGGAAGTAACCGCCGGCAAGCCCGTTGTTGAACTTATCCGCCAGCGGTGAGCGAAGCAGCGGCATTTCCTGCTGATCAGGCGCGAGATTCTCAGGCACATAGGCGTACTGATAATCGCTGTAGGGCCGCTGCTGTTCGGCGTCGATGAATTCACGAATCTTCTGCCGCACATCAAGGCGGATCTGCTCGGCGACGGCGGTGAACTCACCGTATCTGCTGCCGGCAAGCCCGTCCGCCCATTTGATTATGGCATGACGGCCAAGCAGTGCCAGCCCGCAGGCCGAGCCGAGTATTATTATCGCAAGTATTGTTAATCGTTTATACATTTTAATCAGGAATTAAGGAAATCCGCAGATTATATTTTTCTGTTATTTTTTTGGTTCTTCGTAGGTCGGGCTTTCAGCCCGACACTAAGTAGGTCAACCGTCCTCGGTTGACATTGAAACGGCAAGCGGGGACGCTTGCCCTACTTAAATCTTAACTTTTTAATTCTATTAGACAGGATTTACAAGATAGACAAGATTAATTTTTTATTAACCATGAAGCTATTGAAGAAATTGAAGTTTTTATTATATCTTTTCTTCATGTCCTTCATGTTCTTCATGGTAAATTCAAATCCTGTAAATCATGTCTATTTTATTTATCTCAAATCTGAAATCTCAAATTGAGAAAATTCGTGAATTTTCTCTACAATATTGTCTGATTCTCAATCAACATACATATATCCCGCGCCGCGAACTGTTACGATAATCTGCGGCGAGGCGGGGTCGGTTTCGATCTTACCGCGGAGTTTGGCTATATGCATATCGGTTGTCCGAGTTTCCACGC
Proteins encoded:
- a CDS encoding ATP-binding protein, translating into MISRRLENAIRKSLEFSPAVGIVGPRQSGKTTLARMIARNYGKPVIHLDLENPQDVIKLDHPQIYLQQYIDHIVILDEAQRKPELFPLLRYMIDQDRRPGRFLILGSASPALKRQASESLAGRIIYHELSPFSLDEMQQNGWDTIKRLWMRGGYPQSYLAKTDEQASVWMRNFIQTHLEKDMPALGVRVPATTLYRFWTMLAHCHGQLWNSSRLAESMGVDPKSARRYLDILEETFMIRQLQPFFSNLKKRLVKSPKVYIRDSGLLHSLLNISSYDDLCTNPVLGESWEGFCIEQVLAIKPPEYNAYFYRTRSAVAAEIDLVLAKGVNVEIALEIKYSLTPKLTKSSINAINTLKPKKTWVIYPGDDSYPIKENIWTLPIAQIEKIFSNS
- a CDS encoding ISL3 family transposase; this translates as MLLKRILKKTLKVKRHKVVKVDYSDNQLNFYLDVHKRRRLPCGTCQTLAPQRDRLPQRQIKHVPLWGIPVMLHYRPVRVSCPKCGGPRVEDIPFTSGKSRMTNGLVWTLSSMAKLLPWQTVSQMFNVSWNTVQSAVKQAVDYGMKHRDTGKVIYIGIDEVSRRKGHTYMTVVYDLEEKRILWSVQGRKKETLEAFFKEHGKSLKGSLKAVCCDMWQSYIDVVKEHVDEDVVLVFDKFHIVQHLNQAVDEVRKQEAITLKKDNPELLKKTRYIWLKNPENLTDKQRARLGYLEKLNLKVNRAYLLKESFRDFWDYRYPAAAKKYLAKWFWWATHSRLEPLRDFAWMLRKHQQGIINYFKCRVTNGVTEGMNNKVKTIVKRCYGFRTIPTLQLALYHCLGKLPEPENMHKFV
- a CDS encoding sulfatase; the protein is MKENKTRREFLVMTAGAMLASRAAFGMGGRRPEKTRPNIVVLFIDDLGYGDVGIYGAKDVPTPNIDKLAAEGTKFTNAYTICPVCSPSRTALMLGMYPQKFGMNGNNHRGHPIPEDHPTLAETLRDAGYFTGMVGRWDVGSIEQGPLERGFMEVARRSTLSSDDPRRALPNGPTYMQQDGAYWTEQQGKEMADFVTRHKDEKFFLYFAPLAIHYPVEEVPQKYIDRVPESVTDKQRRYLSAAMIAVDDAVGEVMRAIKESGIDENTLVFFTGDNGGKESEGSKNTPYRGGKVTPWEGAVREPFIVRWKDTLPAGRVYDGMTSTLDIYATSAAVAATALPVRCDGVNLMPYLNGTKTGQPHDTLYWRWLDGKNIEAGHNVHAVRHGKWRLMRQETDTKWRLFDIEADPGETTNLADKYPDVVEKLSKMYKEWTGRLPEPLPYLRGPGGRCPGGKGWATPNNP
- a CDS encoding VWA domain-containing protein; the encoded protein is MKRIIIYLTLIAALCVGNISARETAPTETSQDISKQKPRIQMAILLDTSGSMSGLINQARTEVWTIVNEFITAQKDGVSPEFELALYEYGKSSLAADEGYLRMIVPLTNDLDLVSQELFALATNGGQEYCGWVIQDAANQLQWSQNPEDLKVIFVAGNEPFTQGPVSHKDACRLSISKGIIVNTIHCGSESDGVSGKWKDGAVLADGRFLNIDHNSRIAHIPAPQDEEIARLGAELNTTYLAYGADGSAMLERQSAQDSLNSSAPAAKVQRAVSKSSLYYDNARWDLVDAVEAEKVQLENIDKDKLPEEMKNMNIEERKQYVKENAEKRKELQHKIKLLNQMRKDYIAQQQKENAAANTLGSAIIEAVTSQAREKNFTFQSAPAADENQQPHSAEETNNPISPKAD